The genomic DNA AATGCTCAAGTTGGGGTATAAACAGAGTTAAGAAGATCACACTCTGTTTGTAAAACACTCATCTTCAGGGGGAGTGACTGCTTTATTAGTCTATGTAGATGACATTATAGTGACTGGTGATGACCTAGAAGGAATGGAGAATTTAAAGAAATGCCTAGTAAAAGAATTTGAAGTCAAAGAACTCGGAAAGTTACAATATTTCCTTGGTATTGAAGTGGCAAACTCTCGGGAAGGAATCTTCATATCCCAGCAAAAATACATAGTTGATTTGTTGACAGAGACAGGCAAGTTGGGATGTAAATCAGCAGACACACCCATAGAGGTGAATCACGGACTTGGAGATGCACTAGAAGATGCAGCAGTTGATAAAAGTTCATATCAAAGACTTGTGGGGAAGCTCATTTACTTGTCTCATACCAGACCGGATATTGCCTATGCAGTCGGTGTTGTAAGTCAGTTTATGCAAAACCCCAAAGAATCACATCTTAGCGCTGTGTATCAAATTCTACAGTACTTAAAGGGCACGCCAGGTAAAGGAATCCTATTTAAAAAGGGGGAGAATTTAACCCTTGAAGCCTATACTGATGCAGATTATGCAGGGTCTATGGTTGATAGAAGATCAACCTCGGGCTATTGCACTTTCCTAGGAGGCAATCTTGTGACTTGGAGGAGTAAAAAACAGAATGTTGTGGCTAGATCTAGTGCAGAAGCTGAATTTAGGGCGATGGCTCTTGGAATTTGTGAGCTATTATGGCTAAAAATTATTTTGGAAGATTTGAAGATCAAGTGGGAAGGTCCAATGAAGTAGTATTGTGATAATAAGTCTGCTATCAATATTGCACATAATCCAGTTCAACATGACCGTACGAAGCACGTTGAGGTTGACAGACATTTTATAAAGGAAAAACTGGACAGTGGCTTAATTTGCACTCCATTTGTGTCCACTGATGGTCAACTAGCAGACATACTTACCAAAGGGTTGTCTGGAAAGTTGTTTCAGAAACTAGTAAGCAAGCTGAGAATGGATGATATCCACTTCccagcttgagggggagtgtCAGATTACAGTTTACTAATTAAGGAATATTTAAGTGTATCAGATAggattctgtaaatattttacTGATTACTATCCCTAACTTTAAGGCTGTTTTTTTTAGACAGCATCCCTAGAGTTAGTCTGTTTCCTAGTATAGAGTTTCCTAAGTTAGGCTTACtatgtgtataaatatttatgtaatttcttatgaatAAGATGGAATAGAAAAAACCTGTTCTTAACAAATTCAAAGCAACATATTAAAAAGTAGTCCAAGTCTAATTAGCACCTTTGGATAAAAAATAGCATATTTGAGCTACGgtgactttaaaaaataaaaaataaaaagaagtgcATGAAAAGGAGGAAAAGCCATAGTGACTACCTGAGCTGTCTTATTTGCTTCTGCCAACATATTTGAACTTCCTCCATCATGTTCCAAGACTTTTCCAGCAGAAAGTGTTGTGGACAACCCATCAGGACTTGCTACAGAACCTTTGGATAATCCATGCTTCTGACACTCAGAGCCACTAAATTGGCCTGGGCCTGAGGACGGTAGCTCACCTGCAGGATATGAATTAGATGTGGCAGGCAATAGTCCTTGAACCTTCCCAaaagcacctgaaagttgaacgATACCAATAACTTGATAATTATTTTATCTGACCAAGGAGATACTTTGGAAATTCAGGAAATCCAGACTCCATTTTAAGAACTGTTCAACCTCAAGTAAAATTGTCATTCAACTTCTGTTTATAGATTGTTATCAACAAGAAAAATAATTGTTCTCAAATATATTTACTCTGTGAAAAGGGCAGGGGAGGTTTAAATTTAATTGGCCAGgccaaaataaatacaaaaacaGTCAAGACCAAGATGGGTCCAGTTTATATTTAAACTACAACTAAACTTTACCAGAACAAGAAAAATAGAGTGAAGGAGCAAAAAATACATGATCTCGTCAAGAGACAAGATACATGATCTCGTCAAGAGACAAGTTCTCTAACTCAGACAATCTAAAGCTAAGGTTTCTTTCTCCTTTGTCACCCAGCTAAAATTGAACTATTTCAAACACAAGTGTGGGAGACAGATATGAGTATTAAAATATCTAACAAATAGAAATTATTTCCCTTTTATCAGCTCACCTGGTACAAATGATGCATGCATTGACTGATGAGACGAAATTTCAGCTGTCATGTTGCCAGAAACAACATTTGGAGAAAACCTGTGAAGTTGAGATCTATCAAAGGCTAACCCAGCCTTGTTTTGGTTCCATAAACCACCCCCGGAGGGAAAGTTTTCATGTGCACCAAGTAGTCCCTCTTGCTGCAGCCCAGGTGCATTTTGACTGGAAGAATCTTCCACTTCTTCAGGATACTTTGAACTAGGAGCATGTGACATCAAATTGCTAGTTGAATCCACTAGATTTTCTGTAACATTCTGACCATCCTGTCTTCCCCTAAGCACTGATCTGATATTACCAGGTAAAGATGGAAAATGCTCCATTTGGACGCTACTTTGGACCATGTTGTAGTTACTAGGGCCAGATGGTTCAGCCTTATTCATCTTCCCTTTCCTTGGATCAATCGGAGCATTACAAGAATCAAGTTGCTGGGAAGTGTCAAATTTTGGTTCCATTGGATCACCCCTCTTTCGCTTAGATGCAGcctttttattatcattttgacTCATTTGTTTGTCTTGGGATTGCGAGTTAGCAGACCGAGTGTCCAAACTAGATGGACTTTCATGATCAAAAGACTGACTACTCCTATGAGTTCCAGCTCCTTGATAGTAGTCATGTCCGGCAATGCTTGGACCAACAGGCTGCCTGCCGGATGAGAATGGATCAAATTTAGGCATCTCAATTTGGGCCAATCCTGCTTTAGAGTCCTTTGGAACTAAAACACCCTGGGAAGATCCTGGACAGAAGAGTCtcatttgtaaatgattagctcaGTATGCCACTTAACAAGGACACATTTGCAAAATGTTTTTTCAAGCTAACTGAAGTTTGATTAACAGCAATTTACCAGAATATTGTCCAGATGTAGCATCTAATGTTTGCGGTCCAGCTGTTGGAGGAAGCCGTGATGACTTCAAATCCTCAAGATCAAGACCATGTTGATTGATAACAGTCTCCATTGCCCTTCAATAAAGAAAAAAACATCAGAGAAAGGGTGCACATGCTGGAATAGGAAGTTAAAAGCTCCACTGCAACCATGCCAATATTGAAAAGAACAAAAGAAAGTTAACATAAAAGTTGAAACAGTAAGTTCAACACTCCATTGCAACCATGCCAATACTAAAAAGGACAAACAAAAGTTAACACAACAGTTCGATCAGCCAAAGAACAAATGCAAGATGAAGATATATGAAATCATGTACAGGTTTTttttaataaacataaaattaagTACACTGAACAAAGGAGGATACATCAAGTTGTAATTTGAATTTTAGGTGACTGTATTTTTATTGCAGCTCAGACCACTTTGATTCAAGCTGTGAAATTTAATCATATGTAACCCTGaagtaaaatataaaaagttaaaaagcaATTATCATATATACGAACAAAGCTAAATGTTAACCCAAATTTCTAATTTAATTCaagcatgtcttggttgctacaATACATAGATCTATCCAGAAGGAGAAAAGTAAGAACAGCTTCATTTGGCGAAAAAGAGGGCAGACCAAAGTAAAAGTTTTAACTGAGACAGAGAGACATTTAGCTTATCCAACCATATGCATGGTGGGGTAATTGATGCCCTGATAACAGCAGAGGGCACACTCTTCATTAAAGGTGTCTCAAGATTTGCATGACTACCCAAATAAAGACCAAATAGTTCCACCGGTCATTTCAATATCTACAAAATAATATAAAGCACTTGCATCCCTTTAAAGCAAAATAAAGAAACTAAAACTTCAAGTGCCAATTGATAAGCAAAGTAAACAGCACACTCTATCAAAATTATTTATTAGATCCACCATTATCTTAATTAACTCAATTTGCTAATTTGCTATCTCCATATAGATGAAAATAACTTGGATACATTCTCTCCCCAAGCTACAAAAATCCAATGGTCTTTTAACAAGAATTCTTAATAAAGCCCATCAAATGACAGATAAGTCAAAAATACTTCACCTTGATATTACTTGAAACGGCATTGAATGCTCCTTTCCACTAGCTTTCATATGTTGCAATATCTAAAACAAAATCCATATAAATGGTATTAAACTTAAGAGCTAACTAGTACACAATAAGACAGCTCAATTGACCAAAAACCTATGCATACCACATGAAGTTTAGTTGCTAGCTTCACTGGCTCATctttagaatcttgaatgagttTGTGCAGAAACTTTGCGGCCTCCAACTCAACATGATGCGAAGAAGACGCCATCTCCTCCTACTAACTATAAAATTAACAGCCACTAAGCAAGTAAAATTTTATTAGTCCCAAGCCATCAGATTTAATCCCTACATTTCACACCAAACTTGTAATTTCCGATTCCTTAGACACTTAAGACTTACAGATTTTCAATTCCATGTATATGATAGTAATTAAACTgaaaattcaataaaataaaacaacaaaacactaaataaaataaaacagagACTTAAATTTTCCTAATCCTTTTCTTTTCTATGGCCACCTAAAACGTCCTAGCACAGTAACcgcatttttatggaagaaaatctaTAATTAAGCTGAAAACCACTAAATTAAGATCCAAAACTACTTACACCACACTGTAATGCGACTTGCTTAGCAATTTGTTTGTTTCTCGAGAAACGATCGTTCTTTTTTCCTCGAAAATGTTATTATATCAATGACGAGAAAACCCTACCCGAAGAAAATTCGATCAAATAAAAGGCCCAAAAACAAACCTAGTCGGAGATCGAAGAGTTCTTAGGTAAGCTACATAGAGTGATTCGAACTTGAAAACCTCTTCATTAATGGGAATGGAGCTCTCTGATTTTGCAGGAAACAAAAGGAAGCCGAAGAGAGTAAATAAAAATGGTCGTAAAACACACGTACAAGTTTTACGTGCGTGCCGAGTTTCTTTGGGGAAATTTCTTATTTTCTCCCTTTGTTTTGGTTAATATGCTATTTAATACCTGaatttggcttcaatgttcaatttggtacctgagttttttttttctcaatttggtGCTGAATTTTGGCTTCAATATTTACTTTGGTACATGAGTTTTTTCAACTTGGTACTTGAGCGTTTTTactcaattaagtccttttttttaTCAGAACACACTTATCAAACCACGTTATGTTGTTTAATCTAGGTACTAAATTGAACATTAAAGTAAACTCAggtactaaattaaaaaaaactcaagtaccaaattaAACATTGAAGAAAAAGTCAGGTACCAAATGGTATATTACCCTTTTTGTTTTTGTGAACCAAGATAATGGGAATTTAGATTTTTAATTCTGAATTTTACCATTTACTTTATGAAAATGGAAAAGTTAACCTCTCTATTATAATTTGTCAAAATTCGATCCTCTGGTAAACACATGAATTAAGCGGTTGATTTTTGCTAAACTATGATATATACATTGCTGCAGTGCTGATTTTTGCTTATTACTAGTCTATAAATTGCTAATGTATAGAATTTAAAGTCAGCAATTTAAATGATATGGTTTAAAAGTATCAATTGGACTCCAGTTCACAATTTTAGTAAAAAGGAATTAACTTCTCACTTCCCAAATTTCATAAATCAGACGGGAgaattttataattaaactttaatttaaaaATCCATAAATTTATAACCTTATTTTGGTGAGATCTAGTAGAATCTTTTTAAGTTTATAACCTTATTTTAGGGAGATCTTGTAGAATCTTTCGGATTCTGTTTGTCTAaaacttattaaataaattatcaaattaatgtttttattcttttatttcaatCCGTTGAATTAAAAAAGAAATCCATGTTATAACGATAATGAGATCTTTTCGATTTTCATAAAATTGAAAAATCCTTAAATAAGGATTTTAACTCTTAGAATATTCTATCAAATAAGTCGAAATAGCATGGAAATGCTAAATAAAACCAAATATGAGCTATAGAAATGCTAAATAAATGATTATACAAACCTAACTAAATTAAATCCGAGATTTCATAGAACAAATGGCTCAAGACAACATGGAAATGAGACACTTTTGAGTTTTCTACCCTTAAAACTGTAACCACAATGAGAAACAGCCAAACTTCATGTTGGTTTACATGTTCCATAAGCAACAAAAACAAAACTAACATTAAAACAACATAGGAGTagccaaaaagaaaaaaacaggGGATATATTTTTTAAGGACTCGTTGCCGGACAGCCAGCCGTTTTCAATGGTGTTTTAAGCATCTTTCTTCTCCACGAGCTTCTCAATCAGATCCGCTGCATCTTGAACGGTGACAATGCTTTGGGCACTTTCTTCTTCCACACTGATTCCGAACTCCTCCTCGAGTCCCATCACAATCTCGACCTGAATCACAAGAACAAGTATCATTGGATTTTAGTGTTTTTTGAGTTTATTAATGTAATATATCCACTCATTCCAGCAAAATATCAAAACGTAATAGATCCTATAGGGTAGATATTTGGTTACCGTGTCAAGAGAATCAGCTCCGAGTGCAGCAAACTTAGATTCTCCGGTAACAGAAGAATCTTCGGGTAGTGCTAGTTGCTTCCTCACTATGCTACAAACTTTGTCCACCGTCTCGGGTTTGGCCTGAAGATATTAACATCCAAAGAGCCAGTTAAGCATATTGATACAGAGAAATGCATGTAAAGGCTTCATCATATGGACTATGTTACCCGAACTCGAAATTGAATGTTAAATACAAGCATGCTCAAAGTTTAAGTTTCCACACATTTTTACACAACTAGACTTACATGTATCCAACTATATAAAGAAAGCAAATATCGGATACAGATATTTCAAAGAAATCGAAAAATCCGATTTAACATAATATATTTTCCTAAAAACAACTTCGGCTAGGCCCAAACAGTTGCAGTTAAAGGTCCTTTCACCGGTACAGTTACACATTTATGATCTTGTTTTCGTATAAAAGGATTCCAATGATCGGCTAATCGGCACCGCATTAGCCATTTAGCGATGCGGATCCGGTTGTTAATTAGTCAGGCATTGTACCACTAAATGACTATATTTTCGGATGCGGTAACATACCATTCTCGGTATGTACCGGATATGGGTGTGTTTAAATATATCATTTCGGTATTACCCTAACTACACATATTGGTATATGCCGGCACCGGTTTAGGCTCGAATCGATACGTACCGCACAAGAAACCCGGAGGCGCATAGGTCCCGGTCGGATTCTAAGAGATGGGAGACTAAGTAGGTTGACATTAGAGATCCCATGATGAGGTACCTGCAGAAAAATAGAATTGAATAAAATCAGTGAAAAATTCGAAGTCGAGCTCGATCGTGTTTCACTTTTAGAATTTAAATGTGattcaaaataaaaatccaaCTGCTTGAACTCGATTATTTGTACTTAAATTCAATAACTGATTAGTGATTAAAAAGATCATCTTTCAGCTAAATATTCAAATCTCAGCATCAAATCTAAAACATCCCTAAcagaagaaaaaaaatcaatgtaTAACCAAAACCCaacttaaaaaaaccaaaaaaaagaaaagcaCAATAATCAGATAAAAAAACACCAAAAAGTAAAGGGAAAAAGGAAGACCTGGTTGTGCTTGAAAGAAGTTGAAAGAGGGGAGAAATTGAGTGAAAATCCAGTTGAAGAAGCCATTGGGATCGGGTTTTTTTTTGTTCGATATGAGAGAAGAGAGCGGAGATCACGATGGAAGAGGGAGGGGGTGTTTTGAAGTGTTTTTCTTTGGAATGCTTTAAAGAATGAGTTGTTTTTATAGATGCCTCTGGTGGTGGTTTTTTTGCCTTGTGAGGGTATTGGAATTTGGTTGAGATTTGTTTTGGCAATTAATTTCCCTCTTGCATTTCATAGTTTGTATCGAAAAGCAACACTGTTCTTACTTGCCTTCTCCATCAGGCAaactttttttaataatataatataatataatgaaAACATTTTGGGTAAACTACATCAAACGTCACTAAGCTATTAGCAATTTTATAATTAAGTcactaaactttaaaaattacaaaataatcattaaattattctaaaattttatttaagttactaaACTGTTCAAAAATTTCTATTGGAGTTATGGATGGTTAACTATTTGACAATTGACATGATGGATTGGTGTCAATCAATGAGTAGAAAATTATAACTTAGATCTAAATTGATCTATCGATTAATATTAGATATCGAGAAgaaaattgtttaaattttatttcacaGCTTTATGATGTTTAAAGTTATTTCTTAAAAATTGGAATTGTAGAAGGTCGTACAACAACGATTTTAATAACTTAATAACTTAAATagaaacttttaaataatttaataatcattttgtaatttttaaaatttaaaattaaaacttgAATTTATGAATAATTCCATGACCTATGTAATTTAtccttaatattattttatgtaattgcattaaataaatttattaattaaataatgaaaataaagagAATATATTGACCAACAATTCACGTGTTGGAAAAAATAATTATACTAAAAGAGATGCTCTCAACCCATACGATTGAATTGGAGAATAACCAAAACTAAACAAGAATTGCATGTTTCAAGTTTGTCTAGGAATATGAGAATTTTGTGTTTGTTATTTTGGCAAAATCTTTGgactaatgtttttttttttaagttcaacagtttttaaaatattaaattatactattagtccttatactttgcAAAAATCATAGATTTAGTTCTTATACTTTGAtttgattaaatttggttattGTACTTCttgaattggtcaatt from Gossypium arboreum isolate Shixiya-1 chromosome 9, ASM2569848v2, whole genome shotgun sequence includes the following:
- the LOC108454469 gene encoding acyl carrier protein 1, chloroplastic-like, which encodes MASSTGFSLNFSPLSTSFKHNQVPHHGISNVNLLSLPSLRIRPGPMRLRVSCAAKPETVDKVCSIVRKQLALPEDSSVTGESKFAALGADSLDTVEIVMGLEEEFGISVEEESAQSIVTVQDAADLIEKLVEKKDA